A single region of the Larimichthys crocea isolate SSNF unplaced genomic scaffold, L_crocea_2.0 scaffold397, whole genome shotgun sequence genome encodes:
- the LOC104928200 gene encoding dentin sialophosphoprotein isoform X2 → MEEPAVQQEKIEGSWEGVHDGGKADWKNECSLSSLLKHSCLLCWSSPRDTDVVETDERALAKAAEIRELENAVAVENLELQEQQSDRKELEETLDKLEKHKEKLIQQIKSTRQLCYEESQQILSLQAVEVQKESQVEEYERELARARWRLKKLREEVKQAKRKVDEAGERNTPLQDSIRQSYEEILQEEHTLYSLSGGAVTPESQLEESTSPADTTEDDPLPMRPWGRSQSLPAYADLIMGGSGSSFCNNLADTREEVDDSETSSPKMDRSDIEDDPEEGDINNEGEKERENQESNINPSQLDFYQADPFAHCQSDHDLFNEDLFPKTDTSDGFTSDPFKGSDPFAADILFPEVNVGSVEGAGNVGDEADTSLSCAENKASQGTQCFESEFPDEDSDIEISYSREDLDAIAVGDDSCGFKPIQSSTEELGLEPIQRWRSQGQYSVESDPNGYELDLSAVSPPSDIEEQSLGSLAGEANTEATGRQEHGLSSGSAQAVPILGEQALFEQDWTGDVEQTLSRDVTSNQGTEWISNTEEEPGNPTTPQNSLDSQNLRIQPDSDQNRELSFELSYEPTSQSSFDPYGFKLSPEHSSHTLLDPDEAELSPEPAENYLTFDPEPSSSHPDQHDFDPYEFDITSSQMARDSDPYGFKLSPEEENQEVLELCDHDNQEAMDLCTYDNNEEVEPSNYSNQEVLEPHTYENQEVLEHCSHNNKDLCNNGNQEVLEPSSLVNRELVNNENQELLDLCSHDNREVVEPYRNNTIEELLEPCNYDNQEVLEPCSHGNRELLDFSHPENQEVLDFDKHGNQELLDFGSKENQEVVVSGSHDNQELLDLGSNDVQELLDLGSHDNQEVLDLLSKEVFPEANNNQCIVEQELNASPTNSSDSDVASEDMLGLELSNTSICTTNKTNTNTSDTLNMAVSNTSANQDFATSNAPTSHSLLEGDLGSVFGAGGYISCPDVADDLEPLDRRQANPVAEPVRPVRPVRPPRPSLRAKEKAQSQTQGIDLK, encoded by the exons ATGGAGGAGCCAGCAGTGCAGCAGGAAAAAATAGAGGGATCGTGGGAAGGAGTGCATGATGGAGGGAAGGCAGACTGGAAGAATGagtgctccctctcctccctccttaaacactcctgtctcctctgctgGTCGTCTCCCAGGGACACAGACGTCGTGGAAACGGATGAGAGAGCCCTCGCCAAGGCAGCCGAGATCAGA GAGCTGGAAAATGCAGTGGCAGTGGAGAACTTGGAGCTTCAGGAGCAGCAGTCAGACCgcaaagagctggaggagacTCTGGATAAATTAGAGAAACACAAGGAGAAGCTGATTCAGCAAATAAAGTCAACCAGACAGCTCTGCTATGAGGAGAGTCAACAG ATCCTGTCTCTGCAGGCGGTTGAGGTGCAGAAGGAGAGCCAGGTGGAGGAGTATGAGCGGGAACTTGCCAGAGCCAGGTGGAGGCTGAAGAAGCTCAGAGAGGAGGTAAAGCAGGCCAAGAGGAAGGTGGATGAGGCTGGAGAGAGGAACACTCCTTTGCAAGACTCTATCAGACAGTCCTATGAAGAAATCCTGCAG GAGGAGCACACTTTGTACTCTCTGTCAGGAGGGGCCGTCACTCCAGAAAGCCAGCTGGAGGAGTCAACATCTCCTGCAGATACCACTGAAGATGACCCGCTTCCTATGAGGCCATGGGGAAGGAGCCAATCACTGCCAGCCTACGCTGACCTGATAATG GGGGGCAGTGGTTCGTCTTTCTGCAATAATCTTGCAGATACCAGAGAAGAAGTAGATGACAGTGAGACCAGTTCACCAAAG ATGGACAGATCTGACATAGAGGATGACCCAGAAGAGGGGGATATCAACAATgaaggggaaaaagagagagagaaccaagAGTCCAACATTAACCCAAGCCAACTGGACTTCTACCAAGCGGACCCCTTTGCCCACTGTCAAAGTGACC ATGATCTCTTCAATGAAGATCTGTTCCCTAAAACTGACACATCAG ATGGATTCACTTCAGACCCTTTCAAAGGCAGTGACCCCTTTGCAGCAGATATTTTGTTTCCTGAGGTGAACGTTGGTTCTGTTGAAGGGGCAGGAAATGTTGGCGATGAGGCGGACACCAGTCTGTCCTGTGCTGAAAATAAAGCCTCACAAGGAACTCAGTGCTTTGAGTCAGAATTTCCTGACGAAGACAGTGACATAGAGATCAGCTATAGCCGAGAGGACCTGGACGCCATTGCTGTGGGTGACGATTCTTGTGGATTTAAACCCATCCAGAGCTCAACGGAGGAGCTGGGGCTGGAGCCCATTCAGCGCTGGAGGTCCCAGGGTCAGTATTCTGTAGAATCAGACCCTAATGGGTATGAACTGGACCTCAGTGctgtctcccctccctctgaCATAGAAGAACAAAGTTTGGGATCTCTAGCTGGGGAGGCTAACACGGAGGCAACAGGAAGACAGGAACACG GTCTAAGTTCTGGTTCAGCTCAGGCTGTCCCTATTCTTGGTGAGCAAGCCCTGTTTGAACAAGACTGGACGGGGGACGTAGAACAAACTCTGTCACGTGATGTTACCTCCAATCAGGGAACAGAATGGATAAGCAACACGGAAGAAGAACCCGGAAACCCTACTACCCCCCAAAATTCGCTGGACTCCCAAAACCTCCGTATCCAGCCTGACTCAGATCAGAACAGAGAGCTGAGCTTTGAATTGAGCTATGAACCCACTAGTCAGTCTTCCTTTGACCCATATGGGTTTAAACTGAGCCCAGAACATTCTAGTCACACCCTCTTGGACCCTGATGAAGCTGAACTGAGCCCAGAGCCTGCTGAAAACtatctgacctttgaccctgagCCCTCCTCTTCACATCCAGACCAACATGACTTTGATCCCTATGAGTTTGACATCACATCCTCGCAGATGGCACGGGACTCCGACCCTTATGGCTTTAAACTCAGCCCAGAGGAAGAGAACCAGGAGGTACTGGAATTGTGTGACCATGATAACCAGGAGGCAATGGACCTTTGTACCTATGATAACAATGAAGAAGTAGAACCCTCTAACTATAGCAACCAGGAAGTACTGGAACCTCATACCTATGAAAACCAAGAAGTGCTTGAACATTGTAGCCACAATAACAAGGATTTGTGTAACAATGGAAACCAGGAGGTGCTGGAACCTTCTAGCCTTGTCAACAGGGAGTTAGTTAATAATGAAAACCAGGAACTCCTGGATCTCTGCAGTCATGACAACCGGGAGGTGGTGGAACCCTATCGCAATAACACCATTGAGGAACTACTTGAACCTTGTAACTATGATAACCAAGAAGTGCTGGAACCTTGTAGCCATGGCAATCGGGAACTGCTAGATTTCTCTCATCCTGAAAATCAAGAAGTGCTGGACTTCGATAAACATGGCAACCAAGAACTACTGGATTTTGGTAGCAAAGAAAATCAGGAAGTGGTTGTTTCAGGTAGCCACGACAACCAGGAACTCCTGGATCTTGGTAGCAATGATGTTCAGGAATTGCTAGACTTAGGTAGCCATGACAACCAGGAGGTGCTGGACTTGTTGAGTAAAGAGGTTTTCCCTGAAGCAAACAATAACCAATGCATTGTGGAACAAGAGCTCAATGCCAGTCCCACCAACAGCTCAGACAGTGATGTGGCATCAGAGGACATGCTGGGACTTGAACTCAGTAACACCAGTATCTGcactacaaacaaaacaaacaccaataCTTCTGACACCCTCAACATGGCTGTCAGTAACACATCTGCTAACCAGGACTTTGCTACATCCAATGCTCCCACCAGTCACAGCTTGTTAGAAGGTGATCTGGGTTCAGTGTTTGGGGCTGGAGGATACATCAGTTGTCCTGATGTAGCTGATGACCTAGAGCCTCTGGACAGAAGGCAGGCAAACCCAGTAGCAGAGCCAGTACGCCCAGTTAGACCAGTTCGGCCTCCTCGGCCCTCACTCAGG GCCAAGGAGAAGGCTCAGTCCCAGACTCAGGGCATCGACCTGAAGTAA
- the LOC104928200 gene encoding dentin sialophosphoprotein isoform X5, translating to MMRFILDCLRTPRARNPKDDRDTDVVETDERALAKAAEIRELENAVAVENLELQEQQSDRKELEETLDKLEKHKEKLIQQIKSTRQLCYEESQQILSLQAVEVQKESQVEEYERELARARWRLKKLREEVKQAKRKVDEAGERNTPLQDSIRQSYEEILQEEHTLYSLSGGAVTPESQLEESTSPADTTEDDPLPMRPWGRSQSLPAYADLIMGGSGSSFCNNLADTREEVDDSETSSPKMDRSDIEDDPEEGDINNEGEKERENQESNINPSQLDFYQADPFAHCQSDHDLFNEDLFPKTDTSDGFTSDPFKGSDPFAADILFPEVNVGSVEGAGNVGDEADTSLSCAENKASQGTQCFESEFPDEDSDIEISYSREDLDAIAVGDDSCGFKPIQSSTEELGLEPIQRWRSQGQYSVESDPNGYELDLSAVSPPSDIEEQSLGSLAGEANTEATGRQEHGLSSGSAQAVPILGEQALFEQDWTGDVEQTLSRDVTSNQGTEWISNTEEEPGNPTTPQNSLDSQNLRIQPDSDQNRELSFELSYEPTSQSSFDPYGFKLSPEHSSHTLLDPDEAELSPEPAENYLTFDPEPSSSHPDQHDFDPYEFDITSSQMARDSDPYGFKLSPEEENQEVLELCDHDNQEAMDLCTYDNNEEVEPSNYSNQEVLEPHTYENQEVLEHCSHNNKDLCNNGNQEVLEPSSLVNRELVNNENQELLDLCSHDNREVVEPYRNNTIEELLEPCNYDNQEVLEPCSHGNRELLDFSHPENQEVLDFDKHGNQELLDFGSKENQEVVVSGSHDNQELLDLGSNDVQELLDLGSHDNQEVLDLLSKEVFPEANNNQCIVEQELNASPTNSSDSDVASEDMLGLELSNTSICTTNKTNTNTSDTLNMAVSNTSANQDFATSNAPTSHSLLEGDLGSVFGAGGYISCPDVADDLEPLDRRQANPVAEPVRPVRPVRPPRPSLRAKEKAQSQTQGIDLK from the exons ATGATGCGCTTTATTCTGGACTGCTTGAGGACACCGCGCGCGAGAAACCCGAAGGATGACCG GGACACAGACGTCGTGGAAACGGATGAGAGAGCCCTCGCCAAGGCAGCCGAGATCAGA GAGCTGGAAAATGCAGTGGCAGTGGAGAACTTGGAGCTTCAGGAGCAGCAGTCAGACCgcaaagagctggaggagacTCTGGATAAATTAGAGAAACACAAGGAGAAGCTGATTCAGCAAATAAAGTCAACCAGACAGCTCTGCTATGAGGAGAGTCAACAG ATCCTGTCTCTGCAGGCGGTTGAGGTGCAGAAGGAGAGCCAGGTGGAGGAGTATGAGCGGGAACTTGCCAGAGCCAGGTGGAGGCTGAAGAAGCTCAGAGAGGAGGTAAAGCAGGCCAAGAGGAAGGTGGATGAGGCTGGAGAGAGGAACACTCCTTTGCAAGACTCTATCAGACAGTCCTATGAAGAAATCCTGCAG GAGGAGCACACTTTGTACTCTCTGTCAGGAGGGGCCGTCACTCCAGAAAGCCAGCTGGAGGAGTCAACATCTCCTGCAGATACCACTGAAGATGACCCGCTTCCTATGAGGCCATGGGGAAGGAGCCAATCACTGCCAGCCTACGCTGACCTGATAATG GGGGGCAGTGGTTCGTCTTTCTGCAATAATCTTGCAGATACCAGAGAAGAAGTAGATGACAGTGAGACCAGTTCACCAAAG ATGGACAGATCTGACATAGAGGATGACCCAGAAGAGGGGGATATCAACAATgaaggggaaaaagagagagagaaccaagAGTCCAACATTAACCCAAGCCAACTGGACTTCTACCAAGCGGACCCCTTTGCCCACTGTCAAAGTGACC ATGATCTCTTCAATGAAGATCTGTTCCCTAAAACTGACACATCAG ATGGATTCACTTCAGACCCTTTCAAAGGCAGTGACCCCTTTGCAGCAGATATTTTGTTTCCTGAGGTGAACGTTGGTTCTGTTGAAGGGGCAGGAAATGTTGGCGATGAGGCGGACACCAGTCTGTCCTGTGCTGAAAATAAAGCCTCACAAGGAACTCAGTGCTTTGAGTCAGAATTTCCTGACGAAGACAGTGACATAGAGATCAGCTATAGCCGAGAGGACCTGGACGCCATTGCTGTGGGTGACGATTCTTGTGGATTTAAACCCATCCAGAGCTCAACGGAGGAGCTGGGGCTGGAGCCCATTCAGCGCTGGAGGTCCCAGGGTCAGTATTCTGTAGAATCAGACCCTAATGGGTATGAACTGGACCTCAGTGctgtctcccctccctctgaCATAGAAGAACAAAGTTTGGGATCTCTAGCTGGGGAGGCTAACACGGAGGCAACAGGAAGACAGGAACACG GTCTAAGTTCTGGTTCAGCTCAGGCTGTCCCTATTCTTGGTGAGCAAGCCCTGTTTGAACAAGACTGGACGGGGGACGTAGAACAAACTCTGTCACGTGATGTTACCTCCAATCAGGGAACAGAATGGATAAGCAACACGGAAGAAGAACCCGGAAACCCTACTACCCCCCAAAATTCGCTGGACTCCCAAAACCTCCGTATCCAGCCTGACTCAGATCAGAACAGAGAGCTGAGCTTTGAATTGAGCTATGAACCCACTAGTCAGTCTTCCTTTGACCCATATGGGTTTAAACTGAGCCCAGAACATTCTAGTCACACCCTCTTGGACCCTGATGAAGCTGAACTGAGCCCAGAGCCTGCTGAAAACtatctgacctttgaccctgagCCCTCCTCTTCACATCCAGACCAACATGACTTTGATCCCTATGAGTTTGACATCACATCCTCGCAGATGGCACGGGACTCCGACCCTTATGGCTTTAAACTCAGCCCAGAGGAAGAGAACCAGGAGGTACTGGAATTGTGTGACCATGATAACCAGGAGGCAATGGACCTTTGTACCTATGATAACAATGAAGAAGTAGAACCCTCTAACTATAGCAACCAGGAAGTACTGGAACCTCATACCTATGAAAACCAAGAAGTGCTTGAACATTGTAGCCACAATAACAAGGATTTGTGTAACAATGGAAACCAGGAGGTGCTGGAACCTTCTAGCCTTGTCAACAGGGAGTTAGTTAATAATGAAAACCAGGAACTCCTGGATCTCTGCAGTCATGACAACCGGGAGGTGGTGGAACCCTATCGCAATAACACCATTGAGGAACTACTTGAACCTTGTAACTATGATAACCAAGAAGTGCTGGAACCTTGTAGCCATGGCAATCGGGAACTGCTAGATTTCTCTCATCCTGAAAATCAAGAAGTGCTGGACTTCGATAAACATGGCAACCAAGAACTACTGGATTTTGGTAGCAAAGAAAATCAGGAAGTGGTTGTTTCAGGTAGCCACGACAACCAGGAACTCCTGGATCTTGGTAGCAATGATGTTCAGGAATTGCTAGACTTAGGTAGCCATGACAACCAGGAGGTGCTGGACTTGTTGAGTAAAGAGGTTTTCCCTGAAGCAAACAATAACCAATGCATTGTGGAACAAGAGCTCAATGCCAGTCCCACCAACAGCTCAGACAGTGATGTGGCATCAGAGGACATGCTGGGACTTGAACTCAGTAACACCAGTATCTGcactacaaacaaaacaaacaccaataCTTCTGACACCCTCAACATGGCTGTCAGTAACACATCTGCTAACCAGGACTTTGCTACATCCAATGCTCCCACCAGTCACAGCTTGTTAGAAGGTGATCTGGGTTCAGTGTTTGGGGCTGGAGGATACATCAGTTGTCCTGATGTAGCTGATGACCTAGAGCCTCTGGACAGAAGGCAGGCAAACCCAGTAGCAGAGCCAGTACGCCCAGTTAGACCAGTTCGGCCTCCTCGGCCCTCACTCAGG GCCAAGGAGAAGGCTCAGTCCCAGACTCAGGGCATCGACCTGAAGTAA